From the Pseudomonadota bacterium genome, one window contains:
- a CDS encoding IS5/IS1182 family transposase, translated as LKHYRAGATRYAKRARNFASLIYLTASMPWLK; from the coding sequence ACTCAAACACTACCGCGCAGGCGCCACACGCTACGCCAAACGCGCACGCAACTTCGCAAGCCTCATCTACCTCACAGCTTCCATGCCCTGGTTAAAATAA